The Eubalaena glacialis isolate mEubGla1 chromosome 3, mEubGla1.1.hap2.+ XY, whole genome shotgun sequence nucleotide sequence agcccaccatgacgaaagatcccgcatgctgcaactaagacccaacacagccaaaaataaattaatttttttaaaaactttaaaaatattgagtaaaataaaatatttataaaatatatgtaatacataaagAGTAACagtactgggaattccctggcattcagtggttaggacccggtgctttcactgccacgggcccaggtttaaataaaaaaagaaaaaagaataacagtACAAGAACCCTCATCATTGTTCCACAGATCATTATTACCATCAGCTTTTGACATCTTTCTAAATCTATCACCCAAAGGTAATGACTACCCTGAATTTGGGGTTAATCATTTCTTGATCCCTCCCAAAGGCAGCAAGGCCTCCAACAACCAACCAGCTTTccctaagcacctactatgtgaaaggcgtacaaagatgaataattaaaataagtagggagggacttccccagtggtccagtggctaagactccacgcttccacagcaggtttgatccctggttggggaactaagattctcacgtgccacaactaagagttcacatgctgcaactgaacatcccgcgtgccacaactaagacctggggcagccaaataaataaataaatatttataaatatataaataaataaaataagtatggAAAGCGCTCTCATATTTGTGGCTCCCCATTCTCATGAAAATAACAGGTAACGTTTAAGGAGGGCTTACTGTATGCTAGGTATTTACTGAGGACTTTTATATGCGTGATGACATTAAATTCTCACCACAATCCTCTAAGGGTAAGGACTATTATTCCTAtccaacagatgaggaaatttaggttcagagaagttgagtaacttgccccaagtcacactGCTAGCTAAGGATCAAATTTCTAAgccttgacttctttttttttttttggcagcaccaCTTGCCTTGCGGGATCTCAGATTGAACCGGCCCGGCAGTGAAACCccgaaatcctaaccactaggccaccagggaactccctttatGATCTTAAAGCATACTTATATGTGTATCCTTAAAAAatgttgatttgtattttttgaactttatacaaGTGGAATATTCTgttttctgacttattttcacTCAGTATCATATACCTGAAATTATTGGTACTAAATGCCAGTTTTTGCTCTTACAAACACTGCAGCTACGAATATTCATACATACTGTCAAATAACAAACAAATCTGGACTTAGGAAGGAGGGACtttatttgaagtgattattgcAAGGAAGGAAAGGAACTACTGAAATAGGGAGAAGGAAGCTATTGCAGAGAGAAGCTCTAACCATAAGACCTACACGTGTCTCAAGGGTTAGGCAAAGAGGTTTTCTTTCATAGGGGGGAGTAAATAAGGCTAGAAAGAACTGGGTGTGAGGAAGTGGGATGACCAGGAATGGTTTATGGCACAGTAGATCAGAGAATGTTTTACCCTGAACCCAGCCTATTCTCAGGAGGGGCTGTTAAGGAGGGGTTGTGTACAGCtcaagctgggggagggggacacagcGCAAAGTTCATGgacctggaggaaggagagaagcttAACCAAAGTTTAGTTAACAAGCATTTTGTTTTCGTTGCTCTGTGGGGAAAAGCAGTTCATCTAAGCGTTTATGAGGCAAAGAATTGAAATTTGGAGTCTGTGTCTAGCCTTGCCATAGGTAAACAAGGGGGCACCCATGAGTTTTATCTAAGTAATATAAGGAAGGGTGTCTCTTTGCAGTAAGTTGTGTTCCAGAACACAAAAGGGTGGGAGGGGTTTCTTAACTTTCACTGTTTTCCAGGATCACAGGGCTTGAGCGAGGTTCAACATTGTTGGTACATCTCCTGATAAACATACgcaagaatttctttaaaatatataactagaagtggaatggctgggtcaaAAGGTATGTGTAGTTTCACTTTTACAGGataatgccaaattgttttccaaagtggtggtaCCAGTTTACACTTCCAACAGCGTATGGGAGCTCCAGTTGCTCTACAGCGTCAGGATTTAAAAGAGGATttgaggatttaaaattttttgccaaCCTGGTGGCTATGAAGTGGGTCTCAttacatttctttgatgattgagattgagcatctttcattGTTAATTGCATGTGTTTCTCTTCTGTGAAGGGTCTTCGGCCCACTTTTCAATTGGattatctttttcttactgatttgtggGAGTTCACCAATATGTTTTGGTAGCATAAATGGATTTACGACTGAAAAGGCTCTAAACGGATAAAGAATTGCGATTAGGTTTGGGAGATATCCAACAGCTAAAAATCTTAAACACTGCCCCTCCCTCAGGCTTCTGATTTGATCCTCACTAGAGCCTTatgaaagagagccgtaaccccacTTCTCAGGTCAGTTTTACCCATCACCACCGGCTTCTGTCTGCGGGAAAGGGACCTAACGACTTCCTTCCGTGCTTTCCCAGCTCTTGGTTCCACGTCCACAACCCCGGCGAACTAATCACCGGTTACGCAGTATTGCAGCACCTCAGCGCCCCTCGCAATATTCTCGCAAGTGTTGGTTCCAGCCGATCATGTGACACCCAAGATGGCGGCGTCCAGCGCGGCGGAGGAGGCGGCAGTTTACTTAATAGTGAGCGGTATCCCGGCGGAGTTGCGCTCAGCCCAGCTACGGAGCTACTTTAGCCAGTTCCGGGAACAGAGCGGCTGTGGCTTCCTCTGTTTCCACTACCGGCATCGGCCTGAGCgggcccctccccaggctgctCCAGACTCTACCCTAACCCCTATCCGCCAGGGTCTCGCCCAGACTTCACTCAACGATGCCCGCACTCTCTCCACTCAGGACTCTGCTCCCGCCCAGACCCGCACCTGCTGCTGCGTCATCTCGGTACGGGGGCCAACTCAAGCCCAGAGGTTTCTCCGTATGTACTCGGGCCGCCGGTGGCTGGATTCTCAGGGGACTTGGTTACCTGGTCGTTGTTTCATCCGCAGACTTCGGCTACCTACTGAGGCATCAGGTACGAGTAGGAGAGATAATAGACTGGGACTACTAGAGGCACTGGAACAGAGGCACCGGTCTGATTGTTGAGGATAAGTCAGGTCTCTCGTTAGGGCTCTTTAGGAGTTTATATCATTTCTGGACAAAGTTTCAGGCTCCACTCGCACGTTAGAAAAactcgggggaaaaaaaaaaaacagaaagaggccTATTCAGATGATCTTTCCAATTTATTAAGTCTATTCCGAGACCCTTTTGATTTTGCACTGACATagaaggggaaaaaggaaatCAGATATTGTCTTTGTTGCTCCCCACCCAGTCCTCTGTTGGCAAGATGCACATGAAGAGACAAACTCTTTTCTCTGGACAGCTCCCATTTTCATGGGAAATCACTTTGATAGGGAAACAGGAAGCACAGTGCAGGGCCctctaatttattcattcaacaaatctaGCCTGTATTGCTAGACGTAGTGTGACTCTAGCTGGTATGCAGAGAACAGTTGGACACAGTCTGTGCTTAGAATCCAGAGAGGAAGACAGATTTGTAAAAAGGTAAGTGTCGCAGAGATGCCATTCTAATTGTTAAcgtttactgagcacttcctgTGCACTTACTGGGCACCGTTCgaagtcttttgttttctttttgactcctcacaacaatcctacaaGGTAGGAGCTATTGTTACCCTTTTTAtaattgaggaaactgaagaatACAGAAGTTATGTTATATTACAAGGTGACAGAGTCAACAATACTAACTGGGCATTTTGCTCCAGAGCCTGTTCTCTTTTAACACCAACTGCTGTGAGATGACAGAGGAGGGAGAAACCCATTTCCTAGAAGGATTAGGAAATGTGGCTTTTCATCTGGATCTTGAAAGATAAACAGGAGTTGGTGGGAAAGAATGGTGTTCAAAGTAAATGGCATTTGCAAAGACACAGAGATGTGAAAGCCCATGAAACTCTCAGGGCATGTTAAATTGTTTGATGTGATTGGAACACATGGTATGACGGTGTGCAGGGGGTGAGAGTTGGTGGCAGTTGAGAATCAAAAGGTCGTCAGGAACCAGATCTGGAAGAAACTTGTGAGCTTAGCCTAGGTGATGAGAAATGGCATGAAATTACTAGGTGGTTCTGGTCAGGGAACAGAGGAAGGGACTCTGGAAAAGTCTGAAAGGGAGAAACAGCATTAGGCTAAAGGATTTAAACCTTGAACAGTTTCTGGCTCAAGTGTTGCTGGAGACTTCTAGGTTTCAAGAGCTATTCTTCTCCCTGCTTCCCAAGGTTTGGACTCCTTTCCCTTCAAGACCCGGAAGGAACTGCAGAGTCGGAAGGCTGAGAGTGAAGCCTTCACGCTGGCCGACCTGAGGCAACTGCCAGAGCTGAACCCACCGGTGCTGATGCCCAGTGGAAATGTGGGGACTCCCCTGCGGGTCTTTTTGGAGTTGATCCGGGCCTGCCGTCTACCCCCTCGGATCATCACCCAGCTGCAGCTCCAATTCCCCAAGACAGGTTCCTCCCGGCGCTACGGCAATGTGCCCTTCAAGTATGACGACTCAGAGACTGTGGAGCAGGAAGAGCTTGTGTACACAGCCGAGGGTGAGGAAATACCCCAGGGAACCTGCTTGGCAGACGTACCAGCCAACCCCTGTGGAgagccagaggaagaagaggaagaggaagaggaagaagagtcaCACTCAGATGACGTGAGTACAGAGAGCCACCTTGTCCTCGCTGGCAGCTTAAAGAGGCCAAAGCATTAACAGTACCACTCTTCAATTGTGTATTACCAGAGTTCTAAACCTGGGGTCCTCAGGAGGCTTCCAAAGACTTTGAACTCTCTGACATTGAACGTAAAACTGCATTTGCACGTGCAGGTATATGTTTCTTTGGGAGAGGGGCCAGAGCTTTTATCAAAAGATTCTCAAAGGGGTCTTCTTTTCATTCCTTCAGAAGAAATGTAAGGAGGGTCCCTTTCATTGATGAAATCTACTGACCAAGAGATAAGATGACCTAAGGAAGCAGAGGCACagctgggatgtgaacccagTCCCCTTCGCTGCTTGTCTAACTTCTGTGTGCTTTCATTATGTGGTTGAGAAGTCGCCTCTATTTTCTGACCTTGAGTCTGTGGATTGAACACTAGCCTCCACTCTAACATTATCaatgaaatagacatttcttctacCTCTTTCTCCAAACTTGGTTGTTCCTCCATACAATCGGGAGAGGTGTGATTTgttgggaaacttttttttttttaaatgcatactcTGGGTAAGAAGTAATTGACCTGTGTCTTCAAAGTTCCCAGCTCAGAGTTGCTAACACATCTGGACCACATCCTTAGTGTGTGGTACTGTCCTGCCTTTTCTCCAGCACCTGCTCTGTAGCAGTGATTCCTGAGACCTCCTGGAGTTTAACTGGGGCAGGAGTCCCCAAGATTTCAAGCCAGGAGTCATTCTATCATTCCACAAGTCCAGTCAAGCAGTTGTAAACACAGGGGCTAGCGCAGGATTCCAAAGACATTCTAAGACTCATTTCCTTCCCTCAAAGAGCCTTCAAGCTCCCTGAAGAGAGAGAACCAGCATCTGGAAAGGGGATGTGGTATGGTATGGGTTTGAACGCTGGCTCTGCCCCTCTCTTAGGCAAATCACTTTACTCCTCTAAATCGAGGTTTCCTCGCCTGTAGAATGGGAATAATGGTActaacctcacagggttgttggggTGATTAAAGGAGCTAAGGTATGTGAAGGGCCTGACACAGTAGACGATAGGTTTAGTTCTTGTcccttctttctttgtgacatagtGTAGAAAGGCATAAACAGGGTGTATTGATTAGCAGTGAGAAATTCAGAGACCAGTGAGAGTGCTGTGGGCCTCATTGTGGGGGACCTCATGTGAGCTATAGAACTTGAGGAATGAGGAGGATTTAACCAAGTgaagaggaggtggtggtgggagagga carries:
- the GPATCH3 gene encoding G patch domain-containing protein 3, with protein sequence MAASSAAEEAAVYLIVSGIPAELRSAQLRSYFSQFREQSGCGFLCFHYRHRPERAPPQAAPDSTLTPIRQGLAQTSLNDARTLSTQDSAPAQTRTCCCVISVRGPTQAQRFLRMYSGRRWLDSQGTWLPGRCFIRRLRLPTEASGLDSFPFKTRKELQSRKAESEAFTLADLRQLPELNPPVLMPSGNVGTPLRVFLELIRACRLPPRIITQLQLQFPKTGSSRRYGNVPFKYDDSETVEQEELVYTAEGEEIPQGTCLADVPANPCGEPEEEEEEEEEEESHSDDDDDRGEEWERHEALHEDVTGQERTTERLFEEEIELKWEKGGSGLVFYTDAQFWQEEEGDFDEQTADDWDVDMSVYYDADGGDKDARDSVQIRLERRLRDGQEAGSVIGYQMGTFERHTKGIGRKVMERQGWAEGQGLGSGCSGVPEALDSDGQHPRCKRGLGYHGEKLQPFGQPKRPRGTGLGLISTIYDEPLPQDQGESLLRRQPPTSMKFRTDMAFVRGSSCASDSPSEPAWQVQGLP